Part of the Prionailurus bengalensis isolate Pbe53 chromosome B3, Fcat_Pben_1.1_paternal_pri, whole genome shotgun sequence genome is shown below.
CCGCACGCCCGGCTGCGCACTCTTGGGGCGCTCACAAAGGCCCCCTTACCCCGGGCCAGCTGGAGCCTCCGGAGCACGGCCCGCGGGGCCTGTGGAGTGGCCCTGCGCCCCTGTCCCGGCTGGCCCTGCCTCAGGTCCCCCGCCGTTCCCAGAGGGGGCCCCTCGGGCGTCCCCTCTCCCACACCATGCCCGGCCCGGTCGCGGCAGCGCTCGCAACCCGAACCCCGGCCGGGGAGCCCAACTCTGGCTTCCGGCGCTCCCACCCAGAGGCgccggcctcctcctcctcgcctGCGCCGCCGCCCGCGCCTAATGTTCTCTCGCTCctttctgtccccctttcctgtccctgccactccttttttctcctctcctttctcccacctGCTCCCTGTTCCCTGTCCTCTGTCGCTCCCGCTGTCTCTCCGTCTATCTTGCCGCCGCCCTCTTGCGCGCGCCCTCCTCCCCACCGCTCTGCACTGCCTCTCACATTCTCCGCATTACACTGGGCTCCGCCCGCCTCGCCGGGCCCCGGGTTCGAGAGCTCAGTGGGCAGCGAGGGGACCTgccgcgccccggccccgccaCCACCTCCGCTCTCTGCTCGCACCGCGGCTCCTTGCTCTGGCCTGGCGGGCGGCGACGTCCCGCGCTAGCCTCGGCTGTCGCTGACAGCTCCCATCTCGCCCGGGTTTAAAGGGATAGCGCACCGGGCTCGACCTGCCCCACCCGGGGGCGCCAAGGAGGGCGACCTCGCCGCGCCGGAAGAGTCCGGGGCGGTGGCGCAGCCCGGCGGTGCGGGCGGCGCCCTGGCCACCGCCGTTGATCCTGGCCCTCCCGGGCTGGAGGTGAGTCAAGGAGAAGGACGGTCGGGAGCTGTCCGGACCACGCCATCCACGGGGCGCTCAGTGCTTGTTAGCGCCTATGCCTAAGGGCAGGCTGGGGTGTGGGGTAGTGCGGACTGGGCGCCGGGGACTGCGGGGCCAAGAGGAGGGATCAGGGAAATAGCTGTCCGGATCTGAGCCCAGGATGAGGACACCTGTCATGCTGGGAGGATGGGGCTCGTAGGATGGCCTCCTacccctgctgtgtgaccttgggcaaatgcctgcctctctctgggcttcagcttaCCCCTCTTTGGAAGGACACTGGCTTACATCATCTCTGGGGCCATGCGGAACTCGGATATGATGTTAGATCCCATAAGAGAGGGAGTCCCAAGGCAGGCCTTCTCCACCCAGAATCCCACCCTCTCCTTGCCTCTGAGAGCTGGGGCAAGTGGCTGAGGCTGCACTCCTTTCCAtcgaccccacccccaccaggcctggtctgctccctccctcattccgtggcctttctctccagcctcatctggGGAACAAGGCAAAGTTGAGAGGTACAAGGACCTAGCAGAGACAGCACACTACAGTTTACAGAACTCTTTCACATCCAAGATCTCCTTGGACCCTCACGATACCCCTGGGAAATAAAGCTTATGTTCACTCCTAGGCTCCCTGTCAGGCTGATCCTGAACAGGCCCGATGCATgagcatttcctcttctgtgtgtCCCACACCTACTTTCACCCCAGTTAGACCCTTGCTCTCTGATCTCCACAGAGGGATGCATTTTGCCCACTTGTTCACTAAGCATCTATTCTGAACCCCATCCTGCGCTAGGTACTGGGGACACACAGATGATTCAGACACAGTcctgcccttaaaaaaaaatgaaagaattcatgGTGGGAACTTTGGGGGATGGAGGAAATTCAGGCAAGCTGGAAGAGGTGACATTGAAGCCAGGtgttgaaggatgagtaggagttggccaggctgaaaagaacagaaagggcATCCCATGCCAAGAGAAGAGCATTCGTCAAAACATGGCAGTGGAAAATAGGAAGGAGGGGTGTATTTGAGGGAAGAGAAGCTATGAGAGCCTTGAATCGAGAGTTTCATCTTGGTTCTGGGGCAGCAGCAAGGCTGACACTTAGCAAATCCAGGCAGAAGCCCTACCCGTCTTTCAGCCATCACAGGGGCATGGGCAAGGGCTCCCAAACCAGGAGCTGTTGAAAGAGACCTCCTCTCCTGCCCTAGTAATCCCAATCCCAACCTCTGCTCCCAGTTCCTGCAACCAGATGCAGCACAGCCTCCCCCTGCTGACAGGAGCTGGAAGCAGGAGAAGCCCAGGCTTCGCTGTGGCTGTGAGTCCAGGGAAGGCCTGACTTTGGCCTTCACCCATCAAGGTGCCCTGCAAAGACCCCACAGTTTGGTGTCAGGCCAGTGCCACTGCCAGCCTCAGTGCTCCTCTGTACAATGGGAATAAAATACTCGGCCACCAAGGAGGTTGGTGAAGAGTTCATAGAGAAGAATGCACAGGAATGACCCAGCACAGAGTAGGCCTTCAGCAAatgtccttttccttccccacaccTGAGCTTGGCTTTCTGGCCTATCCCAAAGGCCCTTCATGTCTTCcttttgcctcccttcccagccATTTCTCTTCTGCCTTCGTACCAGACTTCCTGGGGGCCTCAGGGGAGATGAGCTCACGGCTGTTGCCTGCTCTGGCTCAACACACCTCCTGAGGAGTCTTCCCAGGGCTTCCAGGTAGACCCCAGGGAAGCCAAACAGAGACAAACAGCCTTTCCCAGGAGTGCCTGACATCCACGCGGAGCAGCAATTCCAGTCTAATCCCCCTTCATTTCTCCCACTTTCCTGTTCTGAGAGCCACACAGCCTTTATGTCTATGCGTGGGAATTTATGCCCCCAGCTTTGCTGTGCAACTTCAG
Proteins encoded:
- the LOC122468002 gene encoding uncharacterized protein LOC122468002, producing MAPEMIPRRPPGRARINGGGQGAARTAGLRHRPGLFRRGEVALLGAPGWGRSSPVRYPFKPGRDGSCQRQPRLARDVAARQARARSRECERQCRAVGRRARARGRRQDRRRDSGSDRGQGTGSRWEKGEEKKGVAGTGKGDRKERENIRRGRRRRRGGGGRRLWVGAPEARVGLPGRGSGCERCRDRAGHGVGEGTPEGPPLGTAGDLRQGQPGQGRRATPQAPRAVLRRLQLARGKGAFVSAPRVRSRACGRGDVCAPGGCAGVRECERPGGWERALGILLASQRGEQEAGVGRAGERGALPRTRTRRARARAHTHIHTRTRPLCLARCRCHHLGAEPCGAGTRAGAGTGAERSRIGECGPGTERRAKCAPGTPPVPTGPEAPVPTGKEGD